One Simonsiella muelleri ATCC 29453 DNA window includes the following coding sequences:
- a CDS encoding NADH-quinone oxidoreductase subunit M — protein MFFNNLLSLAIWLPILSGVLVLATGSDSRAPLARILALIGAAAGFLVTLPLFTQFDRSNGGYQFTELHSWIPTLNLNYALGVDGISVLFIILNAFITLMVVLSAWEVIQNRPAQYMAAFLIMSGLINGAFAAQDAILFYVFFEGMLIPLYLIIGMWGGPRRVYAAMKLFLYTLLGSLLMLVALIYLGYQANSFMISDLQAIKQIPLGVQQLLFIAFFLSFAVKVPMFPVHTWLPDAHVEAPTGGSMVLAAITLKIGAYGFLRFVLPIVPDASRYFAPVVIVLSLIAVIYVGMVALVQTDMKKLVAYSSISHMGFVTLGIFLFSGMFSGSLLGELNDWGLKGAIVQMISHGFVSAAMFMCIGVMYDRLHTRNIADYGGVVNVMPKFAAFMMLFGMANAGLPATSGFVGEFMVIMGAVHVNLWIGALAAITLILGASYTLWMYKRTIFGEITNPHVAEMKDINKREFAILTILAMAVLGMGLYPEAFIAVVHQAADNLIAQVAQSKI, from the coding sequence ATGTTTTTCAATAACTTACTCAGTTTGGCAATTTGGCTGCCGATATTATCAGGCGTGCTAGTGCTGGCAACTGGCTCAGATAGTCGGGCTCCTTTGGCACGCATACTCGCGTTGATTGGCGCAGCGGCTGGCTTTTTGGTTACGCTGCCCTTGTTTACCCAGTTTGACCGCAGCAACGGCGGCTATCAGTTCACCGAACTGCATTCGTGGATACCCACGCTCAATCTCAATTACGCGCTTGGTGTGGATGGTATTTCCGTGCTGTTTATCATTTTGAACGCCTTTATCACGCTGATGGTGGTGTTGTCAGCGTGGGAAGTGATTCAGAATCGCCCCGCGCAATACATGGCGGCATTTCTTATTATGTCGGGCTTGATTAACGGCGCATTTGCGGCGCAGGACGCAATTTTATTCTATGTCTTCTTTGAAGGCATGCTGATTCCGCTTTACCTGATTATCGGTATGTGGGGCGGTCCAAGACGCGTGTATGCGGCGATGAAATTGTTTTTATACACATTGTTGGGTTCGTTGTTGATGTTGGTGGCACTGATTTATTTGGGTTATCAAGCCAACAGCTTTATGATTTCTGATTTGCAAGCAATTAAGCAAATTCCTTTGGGTGTACAGCAATTGTTGTTCATTGCGTTTTTCCTGTCGTTTGCCGTGAAAGTGCCAATGTTCCCAGTGCATACTTGGCTGCCTGACGCACACGTTGAAGCCCCGACTGGTGGTTCGATGGTGTTGGCAGCGATTACACTGAAAATCGGCGCGTATGGTTTCTTGCGCTTTGTGTTGCCGATTGTGCCTGATGCGTCTCGCTATTTTGCACCAGTTGTGATTGTGTTGAGCTTGATTGCCGTGATTTACGTTGGTATGGTGGCGTTGGTGCAAACCGATATGAAAAAATTAGTGGCGTATTCATCAATTAGTCATATGGGTTTTGTAACGCTGGGTATTTTCTTGTTTAGTGGTATGTTTTCAGGCAGCCTTTTGGGTGAATTGAATGACTGGGGCTTAAAGGGTGCGATTGTGCAAATGATTTCGCATGGTTTTGTCTCTGCTGCGATGTTTATGTGTATTGGTGTTATGTATGATCGTTTGCACACGCGTAATATTGCCGATTATGGTGGCGTGGTCAATGTGATGCCAAAATTTGCGGCATTTATGATGCTGTTTGGGATGGCGAATGCAGGTTTGCCCGCAACTTCGGGTTTCGTTGGCGAATTTATGGTGATTATGGGCGCAGTTCATGTGAATTTGTGGATTGGGGCATTAGCGGCGATTACCCTGATTTTGGGTGCATCTTACACGTTGTGGATGTATAAACGCACGATTTTTGGCGAGATTACCAATCCGCACGTTGCTGAAATGAAAGATATCAACAAGCGTGAATTTGCGATTCTGACAATTTTAGCGATGGCTGTATTAGGTATGGGTTTGTATCCCGAAGCGTTTATTGCTGTGGTGCATCAAGCCGCAGATAATTTAATTGCCCAAGTGGCGCAAAGCAAAATTTGA
- the nuoN gene encoding NADH-quinone oxidoreductase subunit NuoN: protein MDWTSLNLSVAMPEIVLLTGLFAVLLADLWTNDKNRYITHALSIIVLLAAVFGQMAVWTTEPIAALSGMYIADGISQLSKIAIYLGTALLFVYAKPYNQNREIFKGEFYTLALFANAGMGVMISAGHFLSAYVGLELLSLSLYAMIALRREDAQASEAALKYFVLGALASGILLYGISMVYGATGSLNFAQIAAASQAGSVNEWLLKLGVLFIVAAVAFKFGAAPFHMWVADVYQGAPTSVAAFVGSVPKIAATVFTFRIMVGGLLFQKADWQVMFAAIAIASLAVGNLAAIMQTNLKRMLAFSTVSHMGFVLLGFLGSVIGLEAAIYYAIAYAVMSSAGFGVMMLLSHQGFECENISDLAGLNQRHAWYAFMMLLVLFSMAGIPPLMGFYAKFAVLKALVSAPYAWTVGVAVFAVVMSLVGAFYYLRVVKTMYFDNKADESPINSDSLTAVLLSFNAIMLLIWGVFPSQLMNFIQIVLKNSGF from the coding sequence ATGGATTGGACAAGTTTGAATTTGAGTGTAGCCATGCCTGAAATTGTGTTGCTCACTGGTTTATTTGCTGTTTTGTTGGCGGATTTGTGGACGAATGATAAAAATCGTTACATTACACACGCATTGAGTATTATTGTTTTGTTGGCGGCTGTGTTTGGGCAAATGGCGGTTTGGACAACCGAACCGATTGCGGCATTGAGTGGAATGTATATTGCGGACGGTATTTCGCAATTAAGTAAAATTGCGATTTATTTGGGTACGGCGTTATTGTTTGTGTACGCCAAACCTTACAATCAAAACCGCGAAATTTTCAAAGGCGAATTCTATACGTTGGCATTATTTGCGAATGCAGGTATGGGCGTGATGATTAGTGCAGGGCATTTTTTGAGTGCTTACGTGGGGTTGGAGTTATTGTCGCTGTCGTTGTACGCGATGATTGCTTTGCGCCGTGAAGACGCACAAGCATCGGAAGCTGCATTGAAATATTTTGTATTGGGCGCGTTGGCATCGGGAATTTTGCTATATGGCATTTCCATGGTTTACGGTGCAACAGGCAGCCTGAATTTTGCGCAAATTGCAGCAGCTAGCCAAGCAGGTTCTGTTAATGAGTGGTTATTGAAATTAGGTGTGCTATTTATTGTGGCAGCGGTGGCGTTTAAATTTGGTGCTGCACCGTTTCATATGTGGGTGGCGGACGTGTATCAAGGCGCACCGACTTCGGTAGCAGCATTTGTGGGTTCTGTGCCAAAAATTGCGGCGACTGTATTCACATTCCGTATTATGGTAGGTGGTTTGTTGTTCCAAAAAGCGGATTGGCAAGTGATGTTTGCAGCGATTGCGATTGCATCATTGGCGGTGGGCAATTTGGCAGCCATTATGCAAACCAATTTAAAACGAATGTTGGCGTTTTCTACGGTATCGCACATGGGTTTTGTGTTGTTGGGTTTTTTGGGCAGTGTCATTGGGTTGGAAGCTGCAATATATTATGCGATTGCGTATGCTGTGATGAGTTCAGCTGGTTTTGGTGTGATGATGCTGTTGAGTCATCAAGGTTTTGAATGTGAAAATATTTCGGATTTAGCAGGTTTAAATCAACGCCATGCGTGGTATGCATTTATGATGTTGCTGGTGTTGTTTAGCATGGCTGGGATTCCACCACTGATGGGTTTTTACGCGAAATTTGCGGTATTAAAAGCGTTGGTTTCTGCACCTTATGCGTGGACGGTTGGTGTAGCGGTGTTTGCGGTGGTGATGTCGTTGGTTGGTGCGTTCTACTATTTACGCGTGGTTAAAACCATGTATTTTGACAATAAAGCAGACGAATCGCCCATTAACAGCGATTCATTGACTGCTGTATTATTGTCATTTAATGCAATTATGTTGTTGATTTGGGGAGTTTTCCCGAGTCAATTAATGAATTTTATTCAAATAGTATTGAAAAATTCAGGCTTTTAA
- a CDS encoding DUF2818 family protein, translated as MTTSMYTLLILALIMANAPFLTQRGLGVIPLKNKNILHHLSELVLGFVLIAGLAFLLEKRTGAVHQQGWAFYAIVICLYLVLSFPAFVWRYFWHGRHRE; from the coding sequence ATGACGACATCTATGTACACCTTATTGATTTTGGCGTTGATTATGGCGAATGCGCCATTTTTGACACAACGTGGATTGGGTGTGATTCCATTGAAAAATAAAAATATTTTGCATCATTTGAGTGAATTGGTTTTGGGATTTGTGTTGATTGCGGGGTTAGCATTTTTGCTGGAAAAACGCACGGGTGCGGTGCATCAACAGGGTTGGGCGTTCTATGCCATTGTGATTTGTTTGTATTTGGTGTTGAGTTTTCCTGCGTTTGTGTGGCGATATTTTTGGCATGGTCGCCATCGTGAGTAA
- the aat gene encoding leucyl/phenylalanyl-tRNA--protein transferase — protein sequence MIPLILPQDSFPNPRYAIENQDGLVCVTDSLSPALLLKAYPQGIFPWYNDEHFFYWFSIAPRAVLLPEQLKLSRSLKKSIQNKRYCVSVNQQFAEVIAQCAATPRPHQHGTWIAPAFQAAYTQLHQMGHAHSFEFYNENNKLTGGLYGVQIGQIFFGESMFAHESDASKIAFAHAVPFLAKCGVQLIDCQQDTEHLRRFGSQLMAFNDFQAALKNGTNTRLNQPIVAQTIFQAA from the coding sequence ATGATTCCGCTTATTTTACCCCAAGATTCGTTTCCGAATCCGCGTTATGCCATTGAAAATCAAGATGGTTTGGTTTGTGTAACCGACTCGCTGTCGCCTGCATTACTGCTGAAAGCTTATCCACAAGGCATTTTTCCTTGGTACAACGATGAGCATTTTTTTTATTGGTTCAGTATTGCACCGCGCGCAGTTTTGCTGCCTGAACAATTGAAGTTGTCGCGTTCGTTGAAAAAATCCATACAAAACAAGAGGTACTGTGTTTCAGTAAACCAGCAATTTGCAGAAGTCATTGCGCAATGTGCCGCCACGCCGCGACCACATCAACATGGCACTTGGATTGCACCTGCTTTTCAGGCAGCCTACACGCAATTGCACCAAATGGGACATGCGCATTCATTTGAATTTTATAATGAAAATAATAAATTAACAGGTGGGTTGTATGGTGTCCAAATTGGTCAAATTTTTTTTGGTGAATCCATGTTCGCACATGAATCCGATGCGAGTAAAATTGCGTTTGCGCACGCTGTACCATTTTTAGCCAAATGCGGCGTGCAACTGATTGATTGCCAACAAGATACCGAACATTTACGCCGTTTTGGTTCACAATTAATGGCGTTTAATGATTTTCAGGCAGCCTTAAAAAATGGCACAAATACGCGATTGAATCAACCTATTGTTGCACAAACCATTTTTCAGGCAGCCTGA
- a CDS encoding hemerythrin domain-containing protein, which produces MINLLDTAAPSWDDPIEMLYACHGKVKKFCNQINKLPDYLQQNGCNDIAKQAITQICTYFNRAAPLHHEDEEQNFFPELVQFYPLAQPIISELENQHIDLHENWRLLNQQLSAVLQGERDALDSLLIQQFTQGYAKHIPQEEQLFEWGKQHIPAENLRKIGQMMAARRQ; this is translated from the coding sequence ATGATAAATTTATTGGATACTGCCGCGCCCTCTTGGGACGATCCCATTGAAATGCTTTACGCGTGTCATGGTAAAGTGAAAAAATTTTGCAATCAAATTAATAAATTACCTGATTATTTACAACAAAATGGTTGTAACGATATCGCCAAGCAAGCCATCACACAAATTTGCACTTATTTTAATCGCGCCGCGCCTTTGCATCACGAAGACGAAGAGCAAAATTTTTTTCCTGAATTGGTGCAATTTTATCCGTTGGCACAACCTATTATCTCAGAATTAGAAAATCAACACATTGATTTACATGAAAATTGGCGATTATTGAATCAGCAATTATCTGCCGTGCTACAAGGCGAACGTGATGCGCTAGACAGTCTATTGATTCAGCAGTTTACTCAGGGGTACGCCAAACATATTCCCCAAGAAGAACAATTGTTTGAATGGGGTAAGCAACATATTCCTGCCGAAAATTTACGAAAAATTGGGCAAATGATGGCAGCACGTCGGCAATAA
- a CDS encoding phosphoglycerate kinase — protein sequence MSFLKLTDQNVNGKTVLIRADLNVPFQDGKISDDTRVRASLASIRYCLDNGAGVIVMSHLGRPTEGEFKPEDDVMPVAKHLGELLGKEVSVLNDWQGTQPEIKAGEVVMLQNVRINKGEKKNNVELGKAYASLCDIFVNDAFGTAHRAEASTEAVAAAAPVACAGILMAGELDALGKALKQPARPLVAIVAGSKVSTKLTILESLADKVDNLIVGGGIANTFLLAQGKPIGKSLAEADLVDEAKKIMDKMAQKGGVVPLPVDVVTAKEFAQNAKAETKSIDDVAADDMILDIGTQSAQQLAEILKNAGTIVWNGPVGVFEFDQFAGGTKVLAKAIAESEGFSIAGGGDTLAAIAKFGVTDQIGYISTGGGAFLEFLEGKELSAVAALEKFAK from the coding sequence ATGAGTTTTTTAAAATTAACCGATCAAAATGTAAACGGTAAAACCGTCTTAATTCGTGCTGATTTGAATGTTCCTTTTCAAGACGGCAAAATCAGCGATGATACGCGTGTTCGCGCTTCGCTGGCATCAATCCGCTATTGTTTGGATAATGGTGCAGGTGTGATTGTGATGAGCCATTTGGGTCGCCCCACCGAAGGCGAATTCAAACCCGAAGATGATGTTATGCCTGTTGCCAAACATTTAGGCGAATTACTTGGTAAAGAAGTTAGCGTATTGAATGACTGGCAGGGTACGCAGCCTGAAATCAAAGCTGGGGAAGTTGTGATGCTGCAAAATGTTCGCATCAACAAAGGTGAAAAGAAAAATAATGTTGAATTAGGTAAAGCCTACGCCAGTTTGTGCGATATTTTCGTAAATGATGCGTTTGGCACAGCACACCGCGCTGAAGCCTCTACAGAAGCAGTGGCAGCGGCTGCACCTGTGGCGTGTGCAGGGATTTTGATGGCTGGAGAATTGGATGCGTTAGGCAAAGCGTTGAAACAGCCAGCACGTCCATTGGTGGCAATTGTCGCGGGCAGCAAGGTTTCTACCAAATTGACGATTTTGGAAAGTTTGGCGGATAAAGTGGACAATTTGATTGTTGGCGGTGGTATTGCTAACACGTTTTTGTTGGCGCAAGGCAAACCGATTGGCAAATCTTTAGCCGAAGCAGATTTGGTGGACGAAGCCAAAAAAATCATGGACAAGATGGCGCAAAAAGGTGGCGTTGTGCCTTTGCCGGTTGATGTGGTTACTGCGAAAGAGTTTGCCCAAAACGCAAAAGCAGAAACCAAATCTATTGATGATGTGGCAGCAGACGACATGATTTTGGATATTGGTACACAGTCTGCGCAACAATTAGCCGAGATTTTGAAAAATGCTGGCACAATCGTGTGGAATGGTCCTGTTGGGGTATTTGAGTTTGACCAATTTGCAGGCGGTACAAAAGTGTTGGCGAAAGCGATTGCTGAGAGCGAGGGTTTCTCTATCGCAGGTGGTGGCGATACATTGGCGGCGATTGCCAAATTTGGGGTTACCGACCAAATCGGCTACATTTCCACAGGTGGTGGCGCATTCTTGGAGTTTTTGGAAGGCAAAGAATTGTCAGCCGTTGCCGCATTGGAAAAATTTGCAAAATAA
- a CDS encoding aminopeptidase P family protein → MIMINQRLNQLRDLMRQHKIHAYIVPTADPHLSEYLPEHWQARQWLSGFTGSAGTLVVTADQAALWTDSRYWEQAAHQLANSHIILQKQGIMPEPADWLAQNLPNHSRVAVAADMLSWATQKRFQAAFSAKNIELNTQIDLLTDLWAERNALPDAPVFAHASECIYQNSTEKLARIREFMQKKQADYHLISSLDDIAWLTNLRGNDVPYNPVFLAYLLISATHAILFADANKFGETEKKFLNQSGIELNDYHQIVNELANISGSLLIDANKTAVSTLAKLPNNIELIEDINPSSLFKAQKSAEEIAHIRQAMREDGAALCGFFAELEHDLMMDKTITEWDIGERLTAHRSKRPLYISPSFGTIAGFGENGAQPHYAATPDSHSVLKGNGLLLIDSGAQYHNGTTDITRVMAIGTASDAEKRDFTLVLKAHIALASAVFPENLSAAVLDAICRAPMWQAQCDYGHGTGHGVGYCLNVHEFPASIAYRAAANPHNILKVGQLISNEPAIYRSGGWGIRIENLVVCQPVSNPQETAFGKFLRFETVTLCPIDTRLIIKELLTSAECDWLNTYHADVREKLSPLVDGKARDWLIERTQKI, encoded by the coding sequence ATTATCATGATAAATCAAAGACTAAATCAATTACGCGATTTGATGCGCCAACACAAAATTCATGCTTACATCGTCCCAACTGCCGACCCTCATTTGTCCGAATATCTACCCGAACATTGGCAAGCGCGACAATGGCTTAGCGGTTTTACGGGTTCAGCTGGCACATTGGTGGTTACAGCAGACCAGGCCGCATTGTGGACGGACAGTCGCTATTGGGAACAAGCTGCTCACCAACTCGCCAATAGCCATATTATTTTACAAAAACAAGGAATCATGCCAGAACCTGCCGATTGGCTGGCACAAAATTTACCAAATCATTCACGTGTGGCGGTGGCAGCGGATATGTTATCTTGGGCAACACAAAAACGTTTTCAGGCTGCCTTTTCAGCCAAAAACATTGAATTAAATACACAAATTGATTTATTAACCGATTTGTGGGCAGAACGCAATGCGTTACCCGATGCGCCTGTTTTTGCACATGCCAGCGAATGTATTTACCAAAACTCAACAGAAAAATTGGCGCGTATTCGTGAATTTATGCAGAAAAAACAAGCAGATTATCATTTAATTTCCAGTTTAGATGACATTGCATGGCTGACAAATTTACGTGGCAATGATGTGCCGTATAACCCTGTTTTTTTGGCATATTTGCTTATTTCTGCTACACACGCTATTTTATTTGCCGATGCGAATAAATTTGGCGAAACCGAAAAAAAATTTTTAAATCAATCAGGTATTGAATTAAATGATTATCATCAAATCGTAAATGAATTGGCGAACATTTCAGGCAGCCTGTTAATTGATGCCAATAAAACCGCCGTATCCACATTGGCAAAATTACCCAATAACATTGAATTAATTGAAGATATTAACCCAAGCAGTTTATTCAAAGCACAAAAATCAGCCGAAGAAATCGCCCACATTCGCCAAGCCATGCGCGAAGATGGCGCAGCTTTATGCGGCTTTTTCGCTGAATTGGAACACGATTTAATGATGGACAAAACCATCACCGAATGGGACATTGGCGAACGTTTGACCGCGCATCGCAGCAAACGACCATTGTACATTTCTCCCAGTTTTGGCACGATTGCTGGTTTTGGCGAAAATGGCGCACAACCACATTATGCCGCTACTCCTGATTCTCATAGCGTATTGAAAGGTAATGGTTTATTACTAATTGATTCAGGCGCACAATACCACAACGGCACCACCGACATCACACGTGTCATGGCAATCGGCACGGCAAGTGATGCAGAAAAACGTGATTTTACGTTGGTACTGAAAGCGCATATTGCATTGGCATCGGCGGTGTTTCCTGAAAATCTTTCGGCGGCGGTGCTTGATGCCATTTGTCGTGCGCCAATGTGGCAAGCGCAATGCGATTACGGACACGGCACAGGTCATGGCGTGGGTTACTGTTTGAATGTACACGAATTTCCTGCATCAATTGCTTATCGGGCAGCAGCAAATCCACATAATATTTTGAAAGTAGGACAGCTGATTTCCAATGAACCCGCGATTTATCGTTCGGGTGGTTGGGGGATTCGGATTGAGAATTTAGTGGTATGCCAGCCTGTGAGTAACCCCCAAGAAACCGCGTTTGGCAAATTTTTACGTTTTGAGACAGTAACATTGTGTCCGATTGATACACGTTTGATTATCAAAGAGTTATTAACATCAGCCGAATGCGATTGGCTAAACACATATCACGCTGATGTACGTGAAAAATTGTCGCCATTGGTAGACGGCAAGGCGCGGGATTGGTTAATTGAACGCACGCAGAAAATTTAA
- a CDS encoding DNA topoisomerase IV subunit B codes for MTKQSYSESSIQVLKGLEPVKERPGMYTRTDSPTHICQEVIDNAADEALGGFATQIDVKIQSDGSLCVRDNGRGIPTGLHPIEKIPVVELVFTQLHAGGKFNKKSGDGAYAFSGGLHGVGVSVTNALSTRLEVMVKREGKISRIVFANGDVVEPLTQIGKCAIKDTGTEVRVYPNPKYFESPNYNIGELERLLRAKAVLLQGVTVSLTRHIKGLPETQTWHYPQGLRSYLTDLLENTQEIVPIFAAENYISGSHDDFNAGEGAAFALTWLEDGSCANESYVNLIPTPLGGTHEAGLKQAAFNAVNNFIMHHNLLPRGVKLQSDDVFSRVAFVLSARVLDPQFQGQTKDKLTNRDALKLVATVCSDPLELWLNQNVEIGRKIAELAIKQAQARMRSVKKIEKKKGSGVAVLPGKLTDCESEDTRENELFLVEGDSAGGSAKLARDKSFQAVLPLRGKVLNSFEVNRDQLFGNAEIHDISVAIGIDPHGKNEDVDLSGLRYGKIAILSDADVDGSHIQVLLLTLFYRHFPKLIENGNIYVAQPPLFRVDVNAQSKTKPARKFYALDQAELDGILERLKKENVKESAYSISRFKGLGEMNPDQLKDTTLHPDTRRLLQVHIPEAMADNTESVFLKLMGKGEASSRRAWMEVEGDKAEVDI; via the coding sequence ATGACAAAACAATCTTATTCCGAATCCAGTATCCAAGTTTTAAAAGGTTTAGAACCTGTCAAAGAACGCCCTGGTATGTACACGCGCACCGACTCGCCCACTCATATTTGTCAAGAAGTGATTGACAATGCGGCAGACGAAGCTTTAGGTGGCTTTGCTACTCAAATTGATGTGAAAATTCAATCAGATGGTTCGCTTTGCGTACGCGATAACGGACGCGGTATCCCGACTGGTTTGCATCCAATAGAAAAAATTCCTGTGGTGGAACTTGTGTTTACCCAGCTACACGCAGGTGGCAAATTCAACAAAAAATCGGGTGATGGCGCGTATGCGTTTTCAGGTGGTTTGCATGGTGTGGGTGTGTCGGTAACCAACGCACTCTCCACTCGCTTAGAAGTGATGGTGAAACGTGAAGGCAAAATCTCGCGGATTGTGTTCGCAAATGGCGATGTGGTTGAACCGCTCACGCAAATTGGCAAATGTGCAATCAAAGACACAGGCACAGAAGTACGCGTCTACCCCAATCCAAAATATTTTGAAAGCCCAAACTACAATATTGGCGAATTAGAACGCCTATTACGCGCTAAAGCAGTTTTATTACAAGGTGTTACCGTGTCGCTAACGCGCCACATAAAAGGGCTACCTGAAACCCAAACGTGGCATTATCCGCAAGGTTTACGCAGCTATTTAACCGATTTACTGGAAAATACACAAGAAATTGTACCGATTTTTGCAGCGGAAAATTACATTTCAGGCAGCCACGACGATTTCAACGCAGGCGAAGGCGCAGCATTTGCACTCACTTGGCTGGAAGACGGTTCATGCGCCAATGAAAGTTACGTCAATTTGATTCCCACACCACTCGGTGGTACGCATGAAGCAGGTTTGAAGCAGGCTGCATTCAATGCGGTAAACAATTTTATCATGCACCATAACTTATTGCCTCGTGGTGTAAAATTGCAAAGCGATGACGTATTCAGCCGCGTGGCATTTGTGCTGTCGGCTCGTGTTTTGGATCCACAATTTCAAGGGCAAACCAAAGACAAATTAACCAACCGCGATGCACTGAAATTGGTGGCAACGGTATGCAGCGACCCTTTGGAATTGTGGCTCAATCAAAATGTGGAAATTGGTAGAAAAATTGCGGAGTTAGCAATTAAACAAGCGCAAGCGCGTATGCGTTCCGTGAAAAAAATTGAAAAGAAAAAAGGCTCGGGCGTAGCAGTTCTACCAGGCAAATTAACCGATTGCGAAAGCGAAGATACACGCGAAAATGAACTTTTTTTGGTGGAAGGCGACTCTGCTGGTGGTTCAGCAAAATTAGCACGTGATAAAAGTTTTCAGGCTGTGTTGCCTTTGCGTGGTAAAGTATTGAATTCATTTGAAGTAAATCGCGACCAATTATTTGGTAATGCCGAAATTCACGATATATCGGTGGCAATTGGCATAGACCCACACGGCAAAAATGAAGACGTGGATTTAAGCGGTTTGCGTTATGGCAAAATTGCGATTTTGTCCGATGCTGACGTTGATGGCTCTCATATTCAAGTTTTGCTTTTAACGCTTTTTTACCGACATTTCCCGAAATTAATAGAAAATGGCAACATTTATGTCGCACAACCGCCGCTTTTCCGCGTGGACGTAAACGCACAAAGCAAAACCAAACCAGCCCGCAAATTCTACGCATTAGACCAAGCTGAATTAGATGGCATCTTGGAACGCCTGAAAAAAGAAAATGTCAAAGAATCCGCCTATTCCATTAGCCGATTCAAAGGGTTGGGCGAAATGAATCCCGACCAACTCAAAGACACCACGCTGCACCCCGACACGCGCAGACTGCTGCAAGTCCATATTCCAGAAGCGATGGCAGACAACACCGAAAGCGTGTTCCTAAAATTAATGGGCAAAGGCGAAGCCAGCTCACGCCGTGCATGGATGGAGGTAGAAGGCGATAAAGCAGAAGTGGATATCTAA
- a CDS encoding symmetrical bis(5'-nucleosyl)-tetraphosphatase: MAHYAIGDLQGCYTELAKLLNKINFNHGTDTLWLVGDIVNRGAYSLECLQFCMQHESSVQMVLGNHDLHLLALAYGYGKLKRSDTLTSILQHPNLNKMRDWLRQQPLMRHNQTHVLVHAGLFPEWTVAQSAQLAHEVEQELHHNPRGYFANMYGNQPEFWSPDLEGYDRLRFITNAFTRMRVLNPNNGLDHQYKNVYHNIPTPQYAWFDAPNRQHLSHQIVFGHWSALGFLNEKQIIALDTGALWGGQLTAINLATEEITQIQSENQTNWRK; this comes from the coding sequence ATGGCACATTATGCAATTGGCGATTTACAAGGTTGCTATACCGAATTAGCCAAATTATTGAATAAAATAAATTTTAATCATGGAACAGACACTCTGTGGCTGGTAGGCGATATTGTTAATCGTGGTGCATACTCATTGGAATGCCTGCAATTTTGTATGCAACACGAAAGCAGCGTACAAATGGTGTTAGGCAATCATGATTTACACCTGCTCGCGCTGGCATACGGCTACGGCAAACTCAAACGCAGCGACACGCTTACCTCAATCTTGCAACACCCTAATTTAAACAAAATGCGTGATTGGTTGCGCCAACAACCGTTAATGCGCCATAACCAAACCCATGTTTTGGTACACGCTGGCTTATTCCCAGAGTGGACAGTGGCGCAATCCGCCCAATTAGCGCATGAAGTAGAACAGGAATTACACCACAATCCACGTGGTTATTTTGCCAATATGTATGGCAACCAACCTGAATTTTGGTCTCCCGATTTGGAGGGATACGACCGTTTGCGCTTTATCACAAATGCGTTTACCCGAATGCGCGTACTCAATCCAAACAATGGATTAGACCATCAATACAAAAACGTGTACCACAACATTCCTACGCCCCAGTACGCATGGTTTGATGCGCCTAATCGGCAGCATTTGAGTCATCAAATTGTGTTCGGACATTGGTCAGCATTGGGATTTCTGAATGAAAAACAAATTATTGCGTTGGATACGGGCGCGTTGTGGGGAGGACAATTGACCGCAATCAATCTCGCTACCGAAGAAATTACCCAAATCCAAAGTGAAAATCAAACCAATTGGCGTAAGTAA
- the gloA gene encoding lactoylglutathione lyase, with protein MRLLHTMLRVGNLDKSLNFYTEVLGMRVLRRKDYPEGKFTLAFVGYGEESDTTVLELTHNWDTPTYDLGNAFGHIAVEVDDAYAACDAVRAKGGKVTREAGPMKHGSTVIAFVEDPDGYKIEFIQKKSGNDSYSQN; from the coding sequence ATGCGATTATTACACACTATGTTACGCGTGGGTAATTTAGATAAATCTTTGAATTTTTATACAGAAGTTTTAGGAATGCGCGTATTACGCCGCAAAGATTATCCTGAAGGCAAATTCACACTTGCTTTTGTCGGCTATGGCGAAGAAAGCGATACCACCGTTTTAGAATTAACCCACAATTGGGACACACCAACTTACGATTTGGGCAATGCTTTTGGACACATCGCAGTTGAAGTGGACGATGCCTACGCGGCTTGTGATGCAGTTCGCGCCAAAGGCGGTAAAGTAACGCGTGAAGCTGGCCCAATGAAACACGGCAGCACCGTGATTGCCTTTGTGGAAGATCCTGACGGATATAAAATTGAATTTATTCAAAAAAAATCAGGTAATGACAGCTATTCACAAAATTAG